One Clupea harengus chromosome 11, Ch_v2.0.2, whole genome shotgun sequence DNA window includes the following coding sequences:
- the LOC105896114 gene encoding ankyrin repeat domain-containing protein 34A yields MGDGGSLHIEGNALLKAVFQGKMRLTRLLLEGGAYINEGNERGETPIVAACLASFDDSQTRQKMVRYLLEKGADPNIPDKCGRTALMHACAGQAGKEVVSLLLENGADPSLKDYSGSSALVHAINKGERDTLQILLDACKAKGKEVIIITTDTSPSGTKKTKQYLNSPPSPGVVDNHSPVPCLSPSEVEIRTANSPSVGEQEGIFSFALTSALPLPSNRPPGEKRPPPRKLLKRLNSEPWGLVAPSVLSGAPQEKVEGELLEEEKVITAMNGLSISGPGRPLLSRRHSVETHDPCLTKLIDRSCSEDCATLCGSSWADKVQQHQILYRRNTAPESQEAALPVPVALRGLTHPKLMRMDHYESDTHLCPESIPGSPDSGRMSVERRKYNASPLSLLATSRESLESIPNSVSPITMRRRHPGLLERRGSGTHLLDHISQTRPGFLPPLNVNPQRPIPDIRTNGKATSPVHSGSKILLPVAPSSPKRGHEFKVKKKLMRRHSMQTEQMKQLSTFQEILAEKVTEFSGD; encoded by the coding sequence ATGGGCGACGGAGGATCTTTGCATATAGAGGGTAATGCCTTGCTCAAGGCTGTGTTCCAAGGCAAAATGAGATTGACTCGTCTGCTGCTGGAGGGTGGAGCCTACATCAACGAGGGTAACGAGCGAGGAGAGACGCCGATCGTCGCTGCCTGCTTGGCCAGCTTTGACGATTCTCAGACTCGGCAAAAGATGGTCCGCTATCTCCTCGAGAAGGGGGCTGACCCAAACATCCCAGACAAATGCGGTCGGACTGCTCTGATGCACGCATGTGCGGGGCAGGCAGGTAAGGAGGTGGTTTCCTTGCTCTTGGAGAACGGAGCGGACCCAAGCCTCAAAGACTACTCGGGTTCGTCCGCTTTGGTTCATGCCATCAACAAAGGTGAGAGAGACACCCTGCAGATCCTGCTTGATGCCTGCAAGGCCAAAGGCAAAGAGGTCATTATTATCACCACTGACACCTCGCCCTCAGGCaccaagaaaacaaaacagtacCTCAACTCGCCCCCTTCGCCGGGAGTCGTGGACAACCACTCCCCTGTCCCCTGCTTGTCTCCGTCTGAGGTGGAGATCCGCACTGCAAACTCACCCTCGGTGGGGGAGCAGGAAGGTATCTTCAGCTTTGCACTAACCTCAGCTTTGCCACTGCCTTCCAATCGCCCCCCCGGTGAAAAGAGACCCCCTCCACGCAAACTTCTGAAGAGACTCAACTCAGAGCCCTGGGGGCTAGTGGCCCCCTCAGTGCTCAGTGGCGCCCCCCAGGAGAAAGTCGAGGGAGAACTACTGGAGGAGGAAAAGGTGATCACAGCGATGAATGGTCTGTCAATCTCTGGTCCAGGTAGACCCCTTTTGTCTCGGAGACACAGTGTTGAGACTCACGATCCCTGCTTGACAAAGCTGATCGATCGCTCTTGCTCGGAAGACTGCGCCACCCTCTGCGGCTCGTCCTGGGCAGATAAAGTCCAGCAGCACCAGATACTGTACCGGAGGAACACTGCCCCGGAGTCTCAGGAGGCTGCGCTTCCTGTCCCAGTGGCCCTTCGTGGGCTGACACACCCTAAACTCATGCGCATGGATCACTATGAATCTGACACGCATTTGTGTCCAGAGTCCATCCCGGGTTCGCCAGACTCCGGGCGAATGTCCGTGGAACGGCGCAAATACAACGCCTCGCCACTGTCCCTGTTGGCTACCTCCAGGGAGTCACTGGAGAGCATTCCTAACTCTGTGTCTCCGATAACCATGCGACGCCGCCACCCAGGGCTCCTGGAGCGCAGGGGCTCCGGCACCCACCTCCTGGATCACATATCCCAGACCCGGCCTGGCTTTCTGCCCCCTCTAAATGTGAATCCCCAGCGCCCGATTCCCGACATCCGCACAAATGGCAAGGCCACCTCCCCTGTCCACTCAGGTAGCAAGATCCTGTTGCCCGTGGCGCCATCCTCGCCGAAACGAGGCCATGAATTTAAGGTAAAGAAGAAGCTGATGAGAAGGCACTCCATGCAGACTGAACAAATGAAACAGCTCTCGACCTTCCAAGAGATTCTGGCAGAGAAGGTGACTGAGTTTAGTGGGGACTAA